In Rhinatrema bivittatum chromosome 11, aRhiBiv1.1, whole genome shotgun sequence, a single window of DNA contains:
- the ZNF706 gene encoding zinc finger protein 706: protein MARGQQKIQAQQKNAKKQAEKKKHGSDQKAAAKAALVFTCPVCRTQMPDPKTFKQHFESKHPKSPMPPELADVQA, encoded by the exons ATGGCTCGTGGGCAGCAGAAGATTCAGGCCCAGCAGAAGAATGCTAAGAAACAGGCTGAGAAGAAGAAGCACGGATCTGACCAGAAGGCAGCAGCCAAGGCGGCACTGGTCTTCACCTGTCCCGTCTGCAGG ACACAGATGCCAGACCCCAAgacgttcaagcagcattttgAGAGCAAACACCCCAAGTCGCCCATGCCTCCGGAGCTGGCTGACGTGCAGGCATAG